The proteins below are encoded in one region of Engraulis encrasicolus isolate BLACKSEA-1 chromosome 1, IST_EnEncr_1.0, whole genome shotgun sequence:
- the LOC134451091 gene encoding histone H4 gives MSGRGKGGKGLGKGGAKRHRKVLRDNIQGITKPAIRRLARRGGVKRISGLIYEETRGVLKVFLENVIRDAVTYTEHAKRKTVTAMDVVYALKRQGRTLYGFGG, from the coding sequence ATGAGCGGACGCGGCAAAGGAGGAAAAGGTCTTGGAAAGGGTGGCGCTAAGCGTCATCGCAAAGTTCTTCGCGATAACATTCAGGGAATCACCAAGCCTGCAATCAGGCGCCTGGCTCGCCGTGGTGGCGTAAAGCGTATCTCTGGGCTTATATACGAGGAGACCCGTGGTGTGCTGAAGGTGTTCCTTGAGAACGTGATCCGTGATGCCGTTACCTACACCGAGCATGCCAAGAGGAAGACTGTCACAGCCATGGACGTCGTCTATGCTCTGAAACGCCAGGGCCGTACTCTGTACGGTTTCGGAGGTTAA